In Alistipes ihumii AP11, a genomic segment contains:
- a CDS encoding DJ-1/PfpI family protein has translation MAKKVAVLAVDPVNGMGLFQYLEAFYENGIPYRVYAVADRREIGTNSGIRLTADDTVAALKGHADDYDALVFSCGDAVPVFARHAGEPYNLDLMEVIREFAGRDKIVIGHCAAGMMFEKAGVASGRKLSVHPLAKAAIVQGQAVDEPFAVDGNFWTARDEGTIWTMMPRLLEELKK, from the coding sequence ATGGCGAAGAAAGTAGCTGTCTTGGCCGTCGATCCGGTGAACGGAATGGGCCTTTTCCAGTATTTGGAAGCGTTTTACGAGAACGGAATCCCGTATCGGGTATATGCCGTGGCGGACCGTCGGGAGATCGGAACCAACTCCGGCATACGGCTCACGGCAGACGATACGGTGGCAGCTCTGAAGGGACATGCGGACGATTACGATGCGCTCGTGTTCAGCTGCGGCGATGCCGTGCCCGTGTTCGCCCGGCATGCCGGCGAGCCGTACAATCTCGATCTGATGGAAGTGATCAGGGAGTTCGCCGGTCGGGATAAGATCGTGATCGGCCATTGCGCTGCCGGTATGATGTTCGAGAAGGCGGGCGTAGCGTCGGGCCGTAAGCTTTCCGTGCATCCGCTGGCCAAAGCCGCGATCGTTCAGGGCCAGGCCGTCGACGAGCCTTTCGCCGTCGATGGGAATTTCTGGACGGCTCGTGACGAGGGCACGATCTGGACGATGATGCCCCGGCTGCTCGAAGAATTGAAAAAGTAG
- the truA gene encoding tRNA pseudouridine(38-40) synthase TruA: protein MRYFLELSYSGKAYCGWQVQPGDPSVQQAVQQALSTLLRHETPVVGAGRTDTGVHASFYVAHFDAERAVDDPARFCYHLNAVLPDDIAVSALRRVRDDAHARFDAVQREYKYYVALRKDPFRRDTAFRYALPLDAERMNEAAALLIGCGDFTSFAKLHSNNKTNVCRVDRARWDREDDLLVFTIAADRFLRNMVRAIVGTLLDVGRGKMSPEDMRAVIDGRSRSLSGCSAPAHGLFLTDVKYPDGIYVDTTN, encoded by the coding sequence GTGCGTTATTTTCTGGAACTTTCCTATTCGGGCAAAGCCTATTGCGGGTGGCAGGTGCAGCCCGGCGATCCGTCCGTGCAGCAGGCCGTGCAGCAGGCGCTCTCCACATTGCTCCGGCACGAGACTCCCGTCGTCGGGGCCGGCCGGACCGATACGGGCGTGCATGCCTCGTTCTATGTGGCCCATTTCGACGCGGAGCGGGCGGTGGACGATCCGGCCCGGTTCTGCTACCATTTGAATGCCGTGCTGCCCGACGACATTGCCGTGAGCGCTCTGAGAAGGGTCCGCGACGACGCGCATGCCCGTTTCGACGCCGTACAGCGCGAGTATAAGTATTACGTCGCGCTGCGCAAAGACCCGTTCCGGCGCGATACGGCCTTCCGCTACGCTTTGCCGCTCGATGCGGAGCGAATGAACGAGGCGGCTGCGTTGCTGATAGGCTGCGGCGACTTTACGAGCTTCGCCAAGCTGCATTCCAACAACAAGACGAACGTGTGCCGCGTCGATCGGGCCCGGTGGGACCGAGAGGACGATCTGCTCGTGTTCACGATTGCTGCCGACCGTTTTCTGCGCAATATGGTGCGGGCCATCGTGGGAACCCTGCTCGACGTCGGGCGCGGCAAGATGAGTCCGGAGGACATGCGGGCCGTAATCGACGGACGGAGCCGTTCCCTGTCCGGATGCTCGGCGCCGGCTCACGGGCTGTTTCTGACGGATGTGAAGTATCCGGACGGGATCTATGTCGACACTACGAACTAA
- a CDS encoding winged helix-turn-helix transcriptional regulator, with protein sequence MQNFHRDGVCPVRDVLCRLGDKWTTLVLVTLHANGIMRFSDIQRTIGDISQRMLTVTLRSLETDGMLERKVYAQVPPKVEYRLTERGRSLMPHIEGLVEWALANKDGILNDRNRT encoded by the coding sequence ATGCAAAATTTTCACCGCGACGGAGTCTGTCCGGTCAGAGACGTGCTGTGCAGACTGGGCGACAAATGGACGACGCTCGTGCTGGTCACCCTGCATGCGAACGGTATCATGCGCTTCAGCGACATCCAGCGGACGATCGGCGATATCTCGCAGCGCATGCTGACGGTCACCCTCCGCTCTCTGGAAACGGACGGCATGCTCGAGCGAAAGGTTTATGCTCAGGTACCTCCCAAGGTAGAATACCGCCTGACCGAACGCGGCCGCAGCCTGATGCCGCACATTGAGGGACTGGTCGAATGGGCGCTGGCGAACAAAGACGGCATTCTGAATGACCGGAACCGTACATAG